The following is a genomic window from Theobroma cacao cultivar B97-61/B2 chromosome 10, Criollo_cocoa_genome_V2, whole genome shotgun sequence.
TCAAATGATGCAGGAGtgcatgttttaaaaaaatatcgCCTTCTTTCATTGCAGTGCTCCATCCTATTGTTTACTCCATACTTCTCAAGGCTAATACTGCAAATTCACCTTCAACCTCAAGAGTTTGTAACAGGTTTGGTAATAGAATTTAGTTTATCTTATAGTTTATTCAAGGAAGATTTCTTGCTCTCTTGATCTTAtcatttgaaaaaattgaacttgagaaaatgaattatttatcaGATGTCTGTTATTCTCTGATTCTAAATTTTGCAAATGACCTAaggtttttttatatttgttgaaATGGTTGGAAATGTCTCTAGGTGATGGACACTGAGTTCAAATAGAATTGCTGATGTTCCTTCTGGCATGTACCATTTTGAAATTATCCAtccagtttttcttttttcatgttGTAGCAACTTTGTGAAGGATCCTTACTACCTTTTGACAAGTAATGCTGAATTTAGTGAAAAACAAAAGCACTAGTTTGTTGTTATTGTTGTGATTATAAGCTCATTTTTCTGTTCTTATTTTATCTGCAGGACTGGCCATATTTAACTGTATGCCAACTACATTATCAAGTGGAGTGGCACTTACTCAGGCATGCTTGCTAGTTGTTTTCTAAACCCTTTTCTTAATGTCTTTGACTTTTTGCTTAAAAGAATGTCTGTGTTTCTCCAATGCAGCTTGCTGGGGGGAACTCTGCACTTGCTCTTGCAATGACAGTGATGTCTAATATGATAGGAATTTTGATTGTAAGTTATACGTAAAAAGGTGTATGATTAATATTCTGTTAATTTTTAGCTTTGCTATTGGAATTGGTTGGATGTTTGATATATCTTTGCTCCCATTTTACCTCTCtatatgaatattttattgttctctaaTACTGGtgttaatcttttattttctgaTGTCTACTTTCTGCACATCATTTCGTTGTATCAATCACCctaatttttatgtaatttgaATGTAATATATTTCTATTGTTGATTGAGGAGAAATATGAAGTGTAAGAATctaatgaaaatatatttctGTTATATTAAGTGAAATTTGTAATGTCATAGAAGTATGATTATCTACCATCAATTAAACTTATGGTTTGTGAGAATTAAAAggatattatttatataagagTGGAACTAATgggaaatatttttttagtaagATGTCTTTAAATTAGTTCTGCTTTATGGTTGAAATTTGGGCAATTAAATACATTATTGTGAAATGATTGTTCAAAATGAGAATATGATGATATTGGGaaacataaaataagaaatgaaTGAATTCAAAATGGGTAAAAATGACACTAATGGAGGATAAATTCAGAGAGGAGTGCTCTCTAAATAGTTTGGTCATATTCACCATAAGTTTCCGGAAATGCTGATTCACAAAGTGATGTAACACTAACAGAAGGATTGCTAATGTATACAactataattgaaatttttttgtattgcAGTGATAAaaggttttttgttttagcaTATTGCGAAGAGCATTGTCTTCAAGAAAGCAGAAAGGAGATCTATTTAAgttgtttaaaattaatgtttgGTTTGGTTatcttttaagttttaaatcaTTGTGTACAGCTAAAGTGAGAAAAATGATAGTCTTAGGATTAGaaccttttttcctttcttttaccCTTTTAAATCAACTTATGTTAAATTATAATCCAATAAAGTTATAGTCTCCAGGGGAATACCCCAGCAGTCAAGAACCTGAGTGTGTAACTTGGAGGTCATGGGTTTGGATCCTTGAAGGGGAGGAGTGGGATTTGTGAAATGGGAGAGAGCCGAACATCTATgtaccaaaaaagaaatttgaatgAAGTTACTAAGTTGTCTCATATTCCCTCTCTCATGTGCACACACATGCATAGCGTGTATTCAAATGTGTTTGATGTATTGacctcaaattttttttaaaagaaaaattaaatgagcATATTTTCTAATTTATATCATTTTCAGATTCCATTTTCAATCTCAAAATTCATAGCTGATGGAGTTGGCGTATCTGTTCCAACTGCACAACTGCTTAGAAGTCTTGTTCTCACACTTTTGATTCCTCTGATCTTGGGGAAGGTAATATTTCCATTGATTTTAACctggaaagaagaaaatcttCTGGTATCTCTAATTTAGAAAGAAGTGGTTGTTTGCTGTATGAAAACTATTTCCTTTTACAAacttttcagttttttggcgGAAGTGTAAGTTATCTTCTTGTTATTGCAAGAAAACATTTAAAGTAGGCATTTATTGAAGTCTTCCTAGAATATATTCCTGACTCTTTTACATGAAGTACTTGAGTACCTTAGTTCAATATTGTTCTTTTGTGATTTTCCATTCACCATGTTTTTACTGGTTTTAAACTTCCACAGCATACAAAATGGTTGACTTCTGATACATAAACTGGTTCTCCAAATCGTTTTAGTATACCCTTCCTATAgccttttattgtttttaactGTAATTGTGCCTTCTAATTACAGGTGTTACGAGAATCCTTCAGAGGTGAGTCTCTCTTCCTTGGCCAACTGTTTCCCCCTTTCATTTCCCTTTGTAAGCAAGTTCTGCTGAAGATTAATGCTAAGGCATCCATGTTTCAGAATACTTAAGCTAACGTACCAATCTTCATGGCTCCTTCATACTCTAAGGTTTCAATTGCATGAAATAATAGGATGGCTTATTGGAATATATAGGCTGGCATTGATAATGTGTTTTTGCTATGATAGTGACCATGGTCAATACCTTTAATTCTGGTATCAGTTTCAGTCTTAGTTGATGTGCATCTTCTTgtacaaaacttaaaaatttaaagtcaaAATGTTAATGGAAGCAAGGTATTCAAAATTATTCAAGAATCAAATTCTGTAGGCTGAAAATGGAATCCCATCAATACAGGATTTGGAAGATCAGattgaaagaaagaatagaTGTTATTTACCAATTCACATCTCAACATGATTCAATGTGTAATGCAGGCTTGGCAGACTATGTTGACCATAATCGTAAGCTATATTCAAGGATCAGTGCAGTCTTCCTCAGCTTAGTATGGCCTCAAACTTTGGatctttttagttttattttacctATGATATTGTAACATCAAGTAAATATAACTTTTGCTTTTACCATGGCAAAGAATTACTCTCTTTTCGTTTAGAGTTTACACTGGCAGTTCAGAAGTTCTGTTATGTTCAAGTTTCAACCTAACATTCTGTTGCTCTACTGAAATTTGAGACTTGTGATCTTTCAAATTATGCCAATGAGAATAGGTTAACTAAAGAGTCGAATTCAGTAATTACACTTGGCACCTTGTATGTTTCCGGGCCTACAAATGTTTTCAGATAAAactgttttcttctttgtaaTGGTACTTGCCCTGACTATAAGTAAAAGATTCAGCGCAGGCTGCCCTAGCAGGTGATTTACTGAGCAAATTGGTCAGCACTGACTGCTTTGAATTGAACATTTCCTCAACCCCTCTTTGATGGTACTATTTATCATAGATCTAATGCCATGGCTATCCTTTTGCTAACCATGTAAGAATTTGGTTTatcagtaaattttttttaataaaaataattatttgtcCAACTGTATACTGATTTTGACTAGTTGAGACACCATGGAGATTTCTTATCTGTTGGAGGACTATATCCTAAATGCTATAATAACATTTTACATCACGTATTCAAGGATCTGTAGTGGCTAATTTTCACATCTTGCTTCTAAGCTCTGTTTCTTTACTTCCAGTAGTCCTTCCTTTCAAACCCTCTCATTTCCATTCTTAGCTCCTTAGCTACTTCTATAGAAacttttttagttttagttcaCTTATCCATTCTTAATCTTTAAACTGATATCACATTTCTTTAAGTTCTTGAGAGTTAATCTATCCATTAGTACAAGTTCTAACatttaaaaagtaataatGTCAgaataattaagtttatatgtatactttttttttttttattaattgggGGAGGGGGGNNNNNNNNNNNNNNNNNNNNNNNNNNNNNNNNNNNNNNNNNNNNNNNNNNNNNNNNNNNNNNNNNNNNNNNNNNNNNNNNNNNNNNNNNNNNNNNNNNNNNNNNNNNNNNNNNNNNNNNNNNNNNNNNNNNNNNNNNNNNNNNNNNNNNNNNNNNNNNNNNNNNNNNNNNNNNNNNNNNNNNNNNNNNNNNNNNNNNTTatgttactttttttttttttttataattgtgGGAGGGGGATTCGAACCCTGCTCTTAAAGCAGGGGAATTATGCGccaaccaatgagccaaatgctcaGGTGCAATTTATACGTATACTTATGctgttcaaattttttttttctagaaaTAGAATattgaaatgaatttttaagGCAACTATGAATGGAAAGAAGAGCTAGATTCTATAATGCAGTATGGAAAGAAGCTAATAGAGtatttaaactatttaagattttattttcttcttgttgAATTTATGAGTGCCTTAATTGTATTTTTCTATTgtaatttagaatttatattatttaggCTATTTCTTATTAATTAGTATTTAGCTTATTTGTAAAGAATTAGATGCTTGGAATTATATGGTTATTTTGCAATTTTATTAGGGTTTTAgggtttaatttattaataccTTTGTTAAAGTGCTAATTGTAAGTTGTGCTAAAAATGATGATGTTTATAAGCCTTTGATAGGATACATGAACTTTTAATCAGTTTGAATGATATAGTTAAAGTCTATGCCtgtttttatttacttaaaattGGCACAGTCCATCCAAAATCTTATGTAGGTGTACAACTAACAGCAGAATTATACAAGTAGAGACAGATGCTTTGAATGAGATGTGAGAGTGCAAACAAAGCAAAAAGACATTTAGATAGTACAGTTGAgattttaattatgattttatttttattttaggaagAAGTGTAGCCGAAGTTTATTGCATGCATTGTCAAGATGTACGGTTTATCTGATAGTAAGCTATATGTTTGTGCAGGGTTGTTTTGGTTCTAAATTGCATTCTGTGCCAATTGTGCATGTGCAATGACATTTTTCATATTACACAATGTTATAATATTCTATAAGTAGAAATCAAGCCCGTTTTCATACTATGTCAAGTAGcaaaaaatttcatgtttttcaatattttcttatgtcatttcctttatatttaaatttaaattttcctttttatccAAAGCTTAAGGTTTTTACTGTTTCTATGAAACATGTCTGAAGTTTACATATGATTCTTATAGGAACAAATGCAGCAACTTTGAATGCCATTTTTGTTTTACTTACATTATGTTTCAAAACTATCATGGTTGGCTAGGTGCCATGGATACAAGTGAGCAGGTCAAGGTCGCTGCTTCTGATGGTTAAGCCCACTGTTTTTATTGTAGCTATTGGAATAGGAGCGTATGTTCACTCTTCACTTTGTTTTATATTTCCAGTTCAACACTAACTGTAAGGTACAGGGAAGTTATGAAAACTGTCATGCATCTGATCTAAGACCTAAGATCCTAgtgtaaaagaaaatgatcaGAGACCTAATAGTATGGAAACTAGCTAATCTGTGAACATTTTACGCTAATTGTCATCATACGGTGTCAGCTGATGTTCTTGCCAAGGACCAGTCTATTGCATGTGAATAAGGTGATATCATGGTAGACTTTCATGTTTCATATTCTGTTGTTTGGCATAGTTTGCCTGCTATTGTTTTATCCTAGATCGCAATTGAGTTGGTCCTGGGTCGTTCATTGAGAACGGTCTTGGTGCTGTTCTGAATTGCAAGCAATTTTAGCATTGACCTACATCATAGCGGTCGATGTATTCACATGGGTTTACATTACAAGTTCTgaagaaactaatattcacATCCATTGTTTTTCCATTTGCTATAGCCAATCATACGAGTCTTacccattttttcttttagaattAGTCCAAGATGTTGTGACTACAGTTGTGTACATCTTAGGTCACACTGGCagagaaaagatgaaaaattgatgcacctgttatttataatttccATATTAATTATCTTATACACTTTGATGGAGTTGCATCTACTTATTGAAGGAATCCTTAATTTATTGCAGGCTTTTACACCTCATATTGTTAGCTTTTAATACTCTCGCTATAAGGAGCCTCTCAGCTGTCACTGGTGGTAGTGAATCAATTTTTGCCAAGAAAGAAAATGCCCAAGCAGCTTTGCTTGTTGCAAGCCAGGTGGCTATCTATTGAGCTAGCTACACAAAATTTTCTCCTCTAAAAAGCATTTTCTGCTATCATCCACTTATGAAACTTTCTCAAACGCCCTTGTTTATTTGGTATAATTCTTTTGTCCTGACCCCTGCCACTATGCTTTGTAGAAAACTCTGCCTGTAATGGTGGCAGTTGTGGAGCAACTTGGTGGTGCATTTGGTGAATCTGGTTTACTGGTTTTACCCTGTGTTGCTGCACATATAATTCAGGTTATATCATCATCTCCCAGCTTTCTATTGCTTTTAATGTCATTGTTTTTGACATTAGTGTTATTTATGTAGATTATCTTGGATTCCTTCCTTGTTAACTTCTGGCTTCGAATGGATCTCCCATCGAACACTGCCAAGGTAGCCTGAGATGTACACCCTTCATGATCTTTGAAACAGCATTTATTCTTTGTACACACAATTCTTTTCTGCTTAACATTGATTCAAATTAAACTTTGAGAAATTATTGAATCATCTCAAAATGGTTTAGATATTGTTGTCCCTCCACTTTTCATTTGCCGATACCAGTTGTTTCTGTTCTCCAAATGAACTAATGCCTGTATCTGCAGAGTTACTGTAAACGTTTTGCTCATCCCTTAATGTATAGTAGAACCTCTCTCTCTGTGGTTTGAGGACGTGAATGGAAATGAAAGGCAAAGCTGGGGGAGGAAAAAGCATGTATGTCTAAAAAGGTAAAAGAGGATAAGGTCTCTGATCCATTGGTTTAAAGTAATATTTTCTTGGGAGTGAAATGGGCTGGGCAACTCCAAACCAATGGATAGGGCCCCTGATCCGTTGGTTGAACTATCTTGTTCTTGGGACAGAAATGGCCGAACAACCTTGGCAAATGGAGATAGCATATGGTATTTGTAAATAATTCGACTGACAATGATTGACCTTTGAAAGGGCATGTCACCAGTGAACCAACAGGTTAGCAGCCACTAACGTTGGATCATATCATAGAGAATGCTTTTGACAACTACTTATAAACAGCTGCATCGTCCATTCCATCTTTCGCTTTTTCAAAAGCccttttttagttttaaaatctGGCAAATGTTTGACCTACGTGcctgtaaataaaaaaaatgtttctgaattatttaaaaaatttaaatttattttttattataattaattaattttttatatttttattttgaatcaaataaatttttataattataattgattaattattattagttaaatattatttgttattttttattatgtagcattgatttgatatgttgacgttttataataataatattgacATAGTATATTAATATGACATGttgatatttatttattttttacattaagGTCATGTGAGtgtaaaatgataaatattattttaattaacagTAATTAGTCAATTGTTGGTCATAACAgtttgtttgatttaaaataaaaatacaagattttgattgaatgaaataaaaaaataagaatttattttaatttatttttaataattcagATATTTGGTCAAGTATTATGTCACATTTTACAAATTGTTAGAGTAGCATTGAGGAAACTAAATTGTTACACCGACTTTTGGAAAAACGACTTACTAGtcaattgaaaaattgaattaattttagattGACCGGCAGAGAGACGTTGAAAATTTGTTCGAGTATGCCTTTGTCtgttttgagttggaagaAAAGAGACGTTGAAAATGAAAGAGGAGTGGAGTGTGATTGGGTTAGAGCCTCCTCAAGCCTCCAACCAAGACCTTAGCTTCATCAAAATTCCACTCAGAAATGCTTCTTGACCCAAAAAGGAGAACACAACCAACACCACACAGCCTCCAACGACCTCCTTCGCTTATTATTAAATCTACATGAATGGCTTTTATTTTAAGCAGCAGTTTGAGGTTTCCCAATCCCCTTTTGCTCCATTAAAATTATTACCTACCAAAGATTTACAGAAGATACCCCCAATAATTCAACCTAGAGCTGCTGCACATTTGGACCAACACTCATTTATACTTCACCTAAACTCATCTTACTTGTCAAAGCCTATGCATTAGAGCCCCTAAAGTTTGAACCCCACCtctaaattcaaattaattcaatttgataaaaaaattaaaaaaattcaaattcactTAACTTGAATTCGAAATGAcctaaatactaaaataacttcaacTCGAAAAGatttaaacttaaaacaaatcgaatttaaattaatttgaacCCCAAGGATCCGGAAGACTAACCCAAAATGATTCAAACTAAAATTAAgtataattttatgttttaaaagtttaatttaataaaaataataaatataacataAATTAATAGTTTACAAGTAtgtaatgattttttttatcgcGCAAGTATGTAATAACTTTAAACTATCTTTTAGAACCtcctttttgtatttttacatttttatataacttTGGATATTATCTTTCTTAATTATAAGTAAAgaagtaaaaaacaaaactctttcttttattgtaattaaaatcaatttcGACAATTATGtattataaattaaagttatgttttatttttcttgtttgtttttaaaaattatcaaataaataattagaaTACATAATGAGtagagataaaaaataaagtctTAAAATGAATTTGGAAGAGAACTGaattagataatttttttatcgtGTCGTTCTGAAAAATTTGTCAttatatatcatttaaatttcatgtaatAAATCTTTACTcttaaaaatagataaaaaaagaattaaatatattttatagtcaaattctcaaatacatattttttgttttttagttttaagaaaattttaatattagggaaattaattaatatcgCTTTAAATTTTTGGAGCTATGGTTGATTTTGTAAGATTTGTGACCACTAATAATAAACAGtacaataaaattgaaaattaaatatcaatcaataaactattattaataaatttttttgaaagcaaattgtttatttttatataaaaataattgtaaattaaaaaataacttttaatttaCTTGTCTTGTTCTTCCTACCAATtacaataaagaaaaaatatttttttctcaatgtTTTAAAGCTTTTTCCTTTATGATTATGGACTGGGAGAAGCATCATCACTTTGTGTGGATATGAAATACATTTTTGTGGAatggaattttaaaaaaaaaaatataatactaAATAATGATGTTATTAACTacattcaaatatttaattcattaattaataaataatgttTCCTTAAAAGCAATTTCGAATCTTCTTttcttgaattaaaaaaaataatgatgtcactagtaaataaaaaaaaaagaaaaagaaactggCGGGTTTCACGTTGCAGACCTCTGTTTTGTGTTTTGGGTCAATCACCTACTTCAACTCGTACCGCTTACGGCCCCTTTTTCATCTCTTACAAgcttttcatataattttgtCAGATATTTGCAGGTTGGTCTTTATGGGGTTGGTGATTATTTTAGCAATTCATTGATTACTTGTTCATttatagaaataaataaataaaaaggttGCATTGCATTGCAGCTGCGGCAGgacttgttattttatttgtttcagCTTCTTTCGTTCTTCTGTCACTCTCTCCTGCGCATTGGCAACAACACCTTATCTAAATCTGAATGGGTGGCTGATACTTGTTCATACCCTCCCCAAAGTTGGAACAAGTTTTTCTATCTATTCATTCATATCCAAGGTAGCTTTTAAATGTACAAAggcttctttcctttcttcttcctcttatCCCATCATCCTTCCCGCATATACAGCAACCCAATGGGTTCATTTCATCCTCATTCAGATAGGTTTGTACAATGAGTCATCCTACTTCTCAACTCAAAGGACAGATTGtgaagccttttttttttattgaatttaacGAGTAATCCTTTCCTTCAATCACTTTGTACAATGAGTCATGTGTGTTTGAACCAAATTATGTATTGGTTTTCGCCTTTCTGTCAGACTGTTACACTTTTGTTAATACTTTATGCTctgggaaaaaaatgaaacgtTCTGAGCTCAAGCttatattatttcatttgatATTTCCAGACATTAATTCAGTACCGATTATTTGGAGAAGATAATTttgtccctttttttttttttaaatacagTTGCTTTTATGGGCCTGTATTTTAGTAATTTAAGTATTCTCTGGCTGTCAgatttatgataattttcGTAAGctgtttcttttattattattattattattacctgcttcttgaaattttgatatgCTGTTGATTCATCCCAAATCTGTTCTAACCAATATCCTAGCTGCTACCCAAAATTTAGCTGGCTCTACTTTATCCATATTCATCACTGCAGATCACTTTGAAAACGTTTTGCAGGGATGCACAAGGGAATTTCACTCATCTTATTAATCGGTTTGCTGGCATGGACATATCAGGCCATCCAGCCTCCACCTCCCAAGATCTGTGGATCTCCAGGTGGCCCTCCCGTTACAGTAACTAGAATAAAACTGAGGGATGGAAGGCATCTGGCCTACAAGGAACATGGTCTATCAAAAGAAATGGCCAAACATAAGATCATCTTTGTTCATGGATTTTCTAGTTGCAGACATGATGAAGTCATTGTGGCAAACCTCTCCCTGGTACttctttctcttgattttACTGTCTAATAATCATTGAATTAACTAATTTTATAAGTGGTGTATTTGCTAATTCAATCCTGGATGCATCATTTCAGGAACTTGTTGAGGAACTAGGGGTATACAGTGTGTCCTTTGATAGACCAGGGTATGGAGAAAGTGATCCTGATCCAAGGCGAACACTGAAGAGTTTGGCCCTTGACATCGAAGAGCTTGCTGATCAGTTGAGACTTGGACCCAAATTTTACATAATTGGATTTTCTATGGGAGGCCAATCTGTGTGGGGCTGCCTTAAATACATACCTCATAGGTAAGATGTGTTCAAGCACAAGTTTGAATGACAGAAAGAAGCTTGCTATAAGATTGAAGTGCCGGACTTGAACATTTCCTGCAAAATCCATTTCATTAATGGgcgatttttttattttaaaatcagcatatataaatgtttttttcttatatttataaCACAAAGAGGTGCCTTTGTCTGCATTATCTTATTCATGTTTCTTTAAAGGtgttttttgtttcaatttctGAATCCTTGGATCTGAGATGTTTCCAGACTAGCAGGAGCAACGCTATTGGCACCAGTTATCAACTATTGGTGGCCTGGCTTTCCTGCCAATTTATCTACAGAAGCATACTACCAGCAGCTTCCCCAAGACCAATGGGCCCTGCGTGTTGCTCACTATCTCCCATTCTTGGTCTATTGGTGGAACACTCAAAAGCTTTTTCCCGCATCCGCTGTACAAGCCCGTAGACGTGAAATTTTCTCCCCTCAGGATATCCAACTCCTACCTAAAATCGCTTATAGAGAAAATCACAGGGTAGCTAACTTCCCTCTaccattttcccttttttgtttcCGTAGCAACTTTCTTTTCTGTTAAGATAAGGAAGAAGATCCTACAAATAGCGTTCACTGATGCGTGTGAATGGTCATTGAGGAAAACTTGAAGATGGAAAACCAATTTGGTGATACTGTTGGCCTAAATGGTTGTGTTACTGTtatcaaaatctaaaattagAATTGACCGCTTGATCTTATTCTATGCAGGCAGTTGTAAGTCAGCAAGGAGTATTTGAGTCCTTGCATCGTGACATGAGGATTGGTTTTGGGAAGTGGGAATTCGATCCCCTTGATCTCGAGTCTCCTTTCCCAAACAATGAAGGCTCTGTTCACCTTTGGATGGGGGATGAGGACGGCTTTGTACCAGTTATCCTTCAACGCTACATTGCCAAAAGACTTCCATGGATTCAGTACCACGAATTACCAGGTGCTGGCCATTTGTTTCCATATGCTGATGGAATGAGTGAAGCTATCATAAGGGCCCTTCTGGTTGGACAGAAGTAGCCACCTCCAGCGAAACAGGGCAGGATGATCCTGCTGTTTTTAGCATTGTATTACCTTCAAAAACATTCCTTACGAACACAAATATTTGACAACagttttctttatatttaattgGTATTAAATTGATATATTGACCGGCTTTTAGACATTGTTTCATAACTTGTGCATTCTAGCTCATTATGGCTCAACTCGATTCAgtaagaaaagtttaaagcCGCATGATGCGTGCTGAAGTTACTTTACTCGTGACAGAAGAAGCTCATCCCTGCTAAATATAGACACCAAAGAAGATGGGATCTCTCGACCCACCCTTCTGTTGGCAACCCACTAAACAACCCTATTAACCATAAGGCTTAACATGGTGCATTTTTACATCTTCAAAACTGTCTAATGATTTTGCAATCTCATAAGATTGGATCAATTTTTCgatatattttcaaacttgaCTTTAATAAAACCTTGTGTTTTAGGCCAACCAT
Proteins encoded in this region:
- the LOC18586732 gene encoding probable sodium/metabolite cotransporter BASS4, chloroplastic; the protein is MAVTIQSLILTPPRTATTPFPCLKTSHLLSRSLRINPSRSFATPIRSCKPSDETHGSGLANGLNWTKPLLNFAADNFLPLALIGGVAFGLANPTLGCLADKYYLSKFSTFGIFIVSGLTLRSDAIGAAAKAWPVGVFGLCSILLFTPYFSRLILQIHLQPQEFVTGLAIFNCMPTTLSSGVALTQLAGGNSALALAMTVMSNMIGILIIPFSISKFIADGVGVSVPTAQLLRSLVLTLLIPLILGKVLRESFRGLADYVDHNRKLYSRISAVFLSLVPWIQVSRSRSLLLMVKPTVFIVAIGIGALLHLILLAFNTLAIRSLSAVTGGSESIFAKKENAQAALLVASQKTLPVMVAVVEQLGGAFGESGLLVLPCVAAHIIQIILDSFLVNFWLRMDLPSNTAKVA
- the LOC18586733 gene encoding uncharacterized protein LOC18586733 — translated: MHKGISLILLIGLLAWTYQAIQPPPPKICGSPGGPPVTVTRIKLRDGRHLAYKEHGLSKEMAKHKIIFVHGFSSCRHDEVIVANLSLELVEELGVYSVSFDRPGYGESDPDPRRTLKSLALDIEELADQLRLGPKFYIIGFSMGGQSVWGCLKYIPHRLAGATLLAPVINYWWPGFPANLSTEAYYQQLPQDQWALRVAHYLPFLVYWWNTQKLFPASAVQARRREIFSPQDIQLLPKIAYRENHRAVVSQQGVFESLHRDMRIGFGKWEFDPLDLESPFPNNEGSVHLWMGDEDGFVPVILQRYIAKRLPWIQYHELPGAGHLFPYADGMSEAIIRALLVGQK